TTTGTTGAGGCAGTTAATTGACTCAGCCATGCCGTGCATTTCAGTACCAAAGTCTTCTTTTATTTGCTTGAGCTGCGATGTGATGTTTCTGGTCCATTTTGGGGTGTCTGTTGGATTATCCTCATTGTCTCCAGGTTGTTGCTCGGAGGACAAGGCAGTGTTAAGGGTGTATGTCACCATGCTGCAAGCTGAGCCAAAGTTTCGTGCGTTTTTCCTTCTTGCAGTTTCTGGTATTGCTCTCAGATCTAGACATCCCCGCATTTTCCAATAAAATGTTACCAAAGTGTTACAGTAAGACTTGTCTCCACTGAGCCGTTTTGGCGTCTGACGTGCCATCTTATCCCGTCACCTCACTCTCATTTATCCAACTGTGTAGTCGatgcttcccaaacagacagccctttccagcGTGGAACTGAACTACAACTAAAACTTAGCGATGCTCTCcctaaagccagactccactgacaaaaacagtaattttaccttgctgaacacgggagctgctggtctacctcgatgactttggtgaatccgaattaacattttaaaacaccaaagtcacacagactaactgatcgaggcagtggtagaccagtagctcccatgttcagtgaCTTTAAAGAGAGCGTAgaaaagttaattttttttgcTCAGTTCCCAGTTGCAAAGGGCTGTCTctttgggaagtgctgagcatacgactggataaatgagacttggattatgctgcCCAAGTTGTAAGGGAGTTTTCAAACAGAtgatttgatatagttttgcttgtTACAAGTGGTCACCTAGATCTtaagttcatcaagaattttctctgtttttggattcttcattcaccgtacagacatgcgagaaaaacacaaaacctcTCGTACTCATCCTTCCCTcacctctctctccctgtcagaCAGCTGAGCCAGGCTCTGTCTGAGGGTGTTGAGTTGCTGCTGGTCCTCTCTGGTCTTCTTCTCTTGGCTCTGCAGGTCTGAGCTCACTGTGTTCAGCTTCTTCTCCACCTTGGTCTTCCCCTCCGCCAGCTTATTCAGCTTCTTTTCCTGCTCCTGCATGGTCTGACTCTGTTCCATGACTTTCAACTTGGCACGTCAGACAGAGGTGTTCAGTAAGGCAACTGTTATTCAATGGCTTTATCAAGGCACTCTTGAATACTCTGATACTTAAAATATATACACGGTTGTTTTCAGTACCAACCTGCTTTACATAATTAGTGCACAGTTACAAAGCATTACTCCTTTCACCCACACATACACGgatataaacacaaacacataataaaTTATGAGGCGAAAAGGCCTCTGGATTTAATTTTTGGGGCCTGAACCCGTCTCCCCTCTACCTTGAGCTCATTGGTGTGGGACAGCTGGGCCTTGAGCTCAGTGTTGGACAGCCTGGCAGCCCTCAGCTCGCCTTGGAGACGCTCAAGTTTCTTCTGCAGCCTCCTGGCCTCCAGATGAGCATCATCTCGTTCCACAGCCAGCGCTGATCGgctccttttctcctcctccagctcggACACCTTCTTCCTCAGGAGCTGGATGTGGAGTCCTTTGCTCTCTAGCTGGTCTTTCTGTGACTTAAACTGTTgggaaaaataatatttttgttaCATGTTCATCACTGGTCATGCCACAACAACTGAAAAGGGGGCATTTTTATAATCAAATAATACTCTGCACACTTGTAGAAGCTTGTAATTGGTTGTTTAAAGCCATTTTGTCATAtgtaaaactaataaaaactgaCAGTAATTTCATTCTAAATACCAGTCATACCAGCATGAGGTATTTGTGTAGCCTACCTTTCGCTGTAGGCTGTAGGTCAGGCTTTTGCTCTCCACCAAAGCAGCTGTCTCTTGTTTAACAAGCTGCTGTGCACGTGACATGATAAGTTTACATCTCATGTCGAAGCCCAGATCCACAGCAATACTGTCAACCTTCATTGACTCTGACAGCTGTTCCAGGAACTCTTCATACTGTTAACAAAACATGGATATATGTCACCATAAGCTTCTCTGATTTAAATCCTTTTACTACATATTTAGCTGCAACTGTAACTTATTTCTCCCTGCTACTATGACTTTACTCACTTGCTGTTTGCTTTGTCTCAGCCCGTCACGATGCACGTCTGCTGTCAGCAGCTCAGTCTCCAGACCTTGCAGTCTCTCCCTTAGGTCCTGGACTTGCTGCTCTGCAAGCTGAGCCCTTTGCAGTGCACCGTGCTGGAGCTCCGTCTGCTCGCTCAGCTCCTCAGAGACATGACACAGCCTCGACTCCATCTCTGACCATGACTGCCTCCGAAACATGTAGTAAGGATGCTGGTATTTATCTCAGAGTAGGAATGTTAATTTCAGACATTGTAACCTGAGACCCAAGCGTAACGTAAAAGTGGAGACCAGTGTTGGAAaataactaaatacatttactcaagtattttACCACGTACAAAtttaggtacttgtactttacttgagtatttgaATTTCATGATATCTGACAACTGTCATCACAATTTTGCAGATGAATATTTAAACATGtaataaacataaaatacatgttaTAAGGTAaataaaatgagtaaaataagcTCTTTCACAGCTGGCTTGGGTCCCCATGGGTCTCTGGAAGTGTGTGAATTTGGGGGTAAAAATCATGgcagtttcatttttttaaactagaTATAAATAGACATTGGTCATTTAAAGTGCTTGATTGTATATATTTTGGGTAAAAATAGAAACTGAAgttcttttgattttttttaaacttaacaaTAGTAAATAGGCTCTTTATAATTGTTGTTTGTGAGCTCCTAGACAGCCTCTCAGTTCTCATTATAAAAATTCTCTGTGTGAAAACAGTAATCAACCTCGATCTGCGTGTTGAACTATGCCATGTTAAGCCCTTGATTTTGAGGGAATTGGCCTGGAAAGTCTGTGAAAAGTGCTTGAATATGATGTTTAAAAAGATGTGGGAACCCTGTCAATATTAAAATGATGCTTACATCTTAATCCatcacaaataataataatagttactAATGCTACTGTTTTAAAGAAGTAAGTGTTGAAAAGGCCACACATTAGGCTATGACATTTTCAGTTCATGGCCTTACAGGTAAATACTTGTAGTAATATAAAGAAGAACTGGGGATTTCATCGGCTTGTGAACCTGATGATGGCCACAGGTAGGTCTCACAATAAagttgtgtgttttaaaatgtatttccttTCACCTTGTGCCAGAATTCCCCCCTACCCTCTGACTCCTCACCTTATTGCAGAGGTTGTCCAGATTGTGTAAGACATCTTTCTCTGTGGGCAGGATGACACTCTGAGACTTCCCCTGCAGCAGGCCTGCCGCCTTTTTCAGGAACGTCTgcagcttctcctcagctgcCTGCGTCTCTCCTTGGCTTGACTGTAGCTTTCTTTCAAGCTCCTCCACCTGTTTCTCCAAACAAATTGACTCTCGCCTCGCTGCCTCTATGACTCTCTTGCTGGCCTCAAGCCTCTCCATCAGGGTTCCCCTCTCCAGATCAATGCTCCTCCTTCCCACCACCAGGCCGTCTAACTCctgagagaggtagaaacacaacaaagagtTACACCAGACGATGGTGTGTTTAATATAAGACCATGTCCAGGAGGAAATTTCATGTGGTTCTTGATGGTTGCAGTGCAAAACCATGCCATATGGCCCTCTGGCCATTTTTACATTCACActaaaattttaattaattcacactgggattttttttctgtatattgaatgtaaataagttGCCAAAGTCCATAAtaaagcatcaaaataaaacttgtttAACGAAATAAAAGCATTAGGGGACAGAAGTCCAGGCAAATTAttcatatattatttattaatggTTGTTTATTAATTGGCCCTTTGCCTCCTGgtattttgcaaaagtggcccctgaGCAAAGCAAGTTGAATCCCCCTGGTTTAAAGGCCGTGTTAGTACCTCTTTGAGTGAATCGAGTGCTGCTGCACTGCTGACAGCCTTTTTCCGTTCTCGGTCCAGCTCTGCCACCAGCCTCAGCACCGTCTCTCTGCTGGCCTTACACTCCACCTCACAGGACTTCACACTCTCCTCCAAGACAGCAATTCTCATCTTCAGCCTCTCCCTCTCATTAGACTGGTCCacctaataataataagaagaagaataagaatatgaataagaataataagaataagaataataatgataattgaAAAATAAGAGAAGACTAACAAACTCAACCGAAAGACATTTTTTACAATTATAAATGACCTGGTTAAGAAGCTGCCAATATTATGTGCAAATTATTTCATGACCAATCACAAATGTGTACTATAAAGAAaggtaaaatatatttctgttgtGTTATCATACCTCATCAGAGTTTTCCATAACTTCCATAGTTCAAAGTTGTGCAGGGGGAGTGAGTATACAGTAGACTTGTCTCTGTTTTAAGAAGTCTCCAAGCAACACCAAACAGAGGCTATACCACACTCCACCAGAGGGGGTGCTGTAACTGAAAACGTCTGACATCTGGAGACTTTATCAGTAACAAAAAAAGGACATTGGATGCAAATCAAATGTAACTCATAGCTTGTAAGCGTGTTTAACAGGTCAAATAAATGCATGAAATACCATAGCAGACACAACATAATAAACTAAAAAGCTGATGAAAGTGCACGTGAAGGTTAACTAACGCCTGGTGATTTTTTGCCCTGAGTTCAGACTTCAAGGTAATCCTTCCTCTGGCACCAACTTGAGCTCTTCCAATGGCATTGTCTGAAACTGTTTACTCCTTCACTAGTCACCGTTCACCATTGAGGGATAGCATGTAGACTGTACGGTATTGCATACCACTGTTAATCATCTATAGCAAGACATGATGGTTGTTGCCACTTGGTCAGTTCATTATGTTTGCATTGCACTGCAGAATAAAGTTAGTAAACCATAAATTATACAGTCATATAAGCTCATAAGGCTTACTTGAGAATTAAGGAAACACTTAGAAATGACAGGTATACCAAATAGTGGACTTGTCAGCCCCTGAACCCCTTAAATGAGGCAATGTCTACTTGTTACACCTTATGACAGGTTATTAGTGCCACAATGTGGACATGGGAGTGCTTATTCACAGTGAATATTGAGTGTAATGTATGTGAACCACACAAAATTCAATAGATTGGAGAAAtgtcagggggaaaaaaacaaccattttgtGGAACAAAAGTGTAGTAGGTGATCCCTCTTGCAGTCTGGAAGGCACTGGCCTAGTGATAAGACAGATCAAACCCAATACTCGGATGAAACGAGTATCTGGTACAGATGAAGTACTTGTTACGAGTATGAGAATCATATGAGTAAATCATATCATTATCTGTACTTGTGATaaaggaaaatcctcatttgggtAGCTATGTGGGGAAGGGTTTTTGTAATGTACATATGCATTTTTTGGGGGACATTTAATGCCTTTATGGGACAGCCAACAGAAGGGAGATTACAGGAAAcaaggagaaagaaagacagtcaTGGGGAACAACATACAACATAGATTAGCAGTTAATGACGTGTGGCGTAATTCATAAAACAAATATGACCATTTGATTTTAGGGGCATACAGCTGGAGACGACTTTGTcccataaaaatgacaaataccTTTATTTATAACTTATTTTTAAGGtgtaatagtgtgtgtgtgtgtgtgtgtgtaggtgcacAGAATTACTGGCTGTGCGAAGGAGTCTGAGCCTGCCAGTCAGCGTTCGGGGCACAATTCCTTACGTTTTCTACGTCATTACGTCACCTCAAACAGGAAATGAGTggcaaaaaaacaccaaaaactttATTAGCAAAGCACAAACACGCCTCTCAGTTCTGTTATACAAGTTTCAGTACACCTATGCTGAGcacacagttgtttttttaacataactGCCGTTTTCCGGCGCGTTGAATCGTTTTAATAACGGCTCGTGTTGACTCGCTACTTTGTCATTTACCGGTAAGCTATCGTTAACCAACGGCTAACGGCTACACAGCAGTTTTAGTACACACTGATATGTAACGGTTGTGGCACGTTAACCACCTCTCTTGACTTGTACTTAAAGTTATGGGACTGTATTCGTATTTTGTGTATTattcacacagtttatttaaatgggtTAATGGTAACCAGACTGTAGGTGAAGATAGTGAAAGGTAGCTATTGTAGTCAAGGTCAGTCTTGTCTGTTTTGGCTCCTGCTTTTGGATTAACGTTGGATTTAAGATGTCTTATGTATCTATTTAAGTGTTTATCAAGATCTAGGTTTGTTTACAGAGGTAGGTAAGTTGTAGTTATAGTCAGGCTGTTATAATCACTGTTAAATTGGAGCATAACCCATCATGATGCCTCTCCTGAAGGTACACTAcctgttgtttcctgtgtcGCAGCTCACCTGTACTGCTGTCTCTAGCTGGGAAGATGCTTCTCAGGACGTTGTGGTCCAGACTGGGAGCTCAGCGGCCTGTACAGAGGAAACCAGTCTGCATCTGTGCCTCAACCTGTCTCTCTCAGTCTGTCCAACCACACAAGTATGAATCCAAACCCAGGACTCAGTCAAACTGGTGTACCCCATGGATCTATTCAAGGACCTGTTCTTTAAATTCTCTTCACCAACAACGGATGCATAGAAGACATGTTCTGCCTGCTTCAGGTGGATTTAAAAGTCATAGCAGCACCTTGTTAGCTGACCCTGCGATGCTGACTACATGTGGAAGTGGACAGAAGCGGTTTTATTCACCTGACCTTGTGAAGTCTGTTTTAAACCCAAGTTTGAAACCAGCAGCCATAATTGGAAAAAGAGTTCCCAAAGGACCAAGAACAAAACAACCATCTAGAGCCAATCAGCCTTCCCAGAAGGAGGACAAGGTGATTCAGCCAGTTGTCTGATGAATGACTGAACCTAAGTGATGATAcatgacatgtttttatttaaggGATTAATTCAACCTTATGTTTTTTCTGTAGGATATGATGCAATGTATTGCCTATGCAACAGCTGATCAGTATCATTTGCCAACACTTTGCCATGACTTGATAAGCAAAGGCTTCAGTGAGATAGATTTACCAAGAGGTATGACCAAAAGTTATTCATAGATGACAACTCTCTGGGGAATTAAAGTGATATATGAAGCTTGAAACAACTATTACATTTCATGAAAAGCATGTTTTAATTTCAGATGCCGCAAATGTGCTGGTGATAAGCACAGACATGGCTGCAAAACCAGATGATGATGCTCTAATGTTCTTCTTCAGGTAGTGCTTTTTAGGGTTTGTCTTGAATATAAATTATCCTAtggtaaattatttaaaatgattacTGAATGGGTAGCGATTTAAATGGTGCTTGGTATCAAACCTCAGTACTACTTGTGTACTGACAGAAATTTGTCCGTAGAATCCAGTTTCAAAAATTActtaaatgttatttaattGCATTGATAGTTTGGCATCTGTTGTTACATAAAGAAATGGGCTATAGAAAATGATTACAtttgaaaagttttgaaattcaAACTACCTCCAGAGTATGATACTGGtgttgaaaatatttaaaaagatacCCAGCTGTAGTTGCGgtgtaacttttatttattttttgtcaaattaTAGACTGACTTTTCCAATCTGAAATTTCAGGGAAGGCTCAGTCATTTTCTGGAATGTTGAAGAGAAAACGGTAAACAAACGATATATTTTTTAAGTTCAGCATTTCATAAGTTGTAACTCTTGTTTACTTTTGTGTTGTAGCCAACTTtgacaatgtattttttttaatcctgtCTGTACAGATGAAAAGGGCGTTGAGAATATTGGAACATCATGAGATCCAACCCTATGAGGTAGCATTAGTCCACTGGGAAAATGAGGAGATTAACTACACTGTTGGAGAGTATGCTGACCTTCACTCACCCACtcacacttgtttttgtttatttgtcctTTAAGACTTACTGTAGAAGTTTGTAAAATttaaatcttaatttttttCAGGGGAAACACAAAGCTTGAGCGTGGCAACTTTATTCTGTGTGACAACATGGATCCACAGGAAGCTGTTCTGGAGAAATTTGCATTTTCAAATGCACTATGTTTGTCAGGTGAGGACCTGCGCTTCAGCTATAAATAATAAAGACTGTTGTTCTGTGGTAGCGCTGCACTCAGCCTCTCTGAGTGTAAcctcatgttttcttttccagTGAAGCTGGCGATATGGGAGGTGTCTTTAGACAACTTTGTAGAGTCAATTCAAACAATTCCAGAGGTACAGTGATCACTTAAGAGCAGGCAGAAAGAAATTATGAATAATAGATTACCTGTAatggttgtttgtttgtgtgtgtgaaaggtaGTAGTGCTCCCCTTAATGCTAATTTCCTAATTTGCTTTTCTCCTCAGACGCTGAAGTCTGGCAGAAGAGTTAAATTGTCATCTGCAGAGGTTATGAAGAAGATAGGCGAGCTTTTCACGTTAAGGTCAATTCAGTTTGCTTTAAATAGCAGTTCATCCAGAGGGAActgcaaacttttttttgttttcttggttTGGCAtgattttttgtgtctttgtcagtttgtgtctgcCAGGTTGACATCCATGTATTTTAGATAGATTTGGATAGTCGTAATTGCCACTCATTGTTATATCAGTTTCTTCACTCAATTTGCTACCAACTTAACCCTTAAGTAATTCAGTCAGGTATTTGCAATTTCAAGAACTATTGCAGGTCTGTTGTTGTATTTTCCATGACAACAGACTGTTTAAAACCTTTGTATTTACTTCCTcatctgacagacactgtataAACCTGAGGTCTGACCTGCTCATGACACCTGATTTCTACTGGGACCGAGAAAACCTGGAAAAACTCTATGATAAGACGTGCCAGTTCCTCAGCATCAACCGCAGAGTCAATGTAAATAAAGCTGCTCCAAAAAATATTGTGGTACCATAGTTGTACAACTTGGGTATGCTTTTATCTAAGATAGGAAACTGTATGTTTTTAGGTTGTGAATGAGAAGCTGGAACACTGCACACAGTTAACAGATCTGATGAGGAGCCACCTGAGTGAGAAGCACAGCTTGAGGTTGGAGTGGATGATAGTCATCCTCATTACTATTGAGGTAAGCTTGTTCCTATTCAAAGGGTGTCGAATATGGCCGCTTTGTCACGCCCCTCTGTGTCCTTTGATATAGACGCCAAAGGCTTTATGACACGCAccaggctttcagctaactccattGTAAAGCAATCCGTGGCAATACTtgatgctgagagcaactgacataGTATAAAAAGCGAGAAAGTCCACTtagggcaggagggagggaagttaggtagatgggtcaaacaaaactgtcCCATGTGCCATATGAAATAAATGAGTCATTGATCAGTGTTTTGTTGATGTAATTTTTAGTCCCCcctcactgggccgactgccaacgacttttaaggtggatcattaacttgtaatgttactcaatgcataagttgacgacgtgaatccatcagcacatctTAAATtttactgtgacaactttgaccatcactttagtttttatatgccacacttttagtaatgagtggatcctcaagcgtttatatatattaattttgacagGGACAGCATGTATCCTAATCCtcactctaaaaaaaaaaaatcattgtggAGCATTGTTTCTGTGGcttccagcaacactaaaccggagcttgcctgagaaggactaaatgcacaaacctgctattatAAATATCTCAtcaagagagactctcactgcagcctgttttattttgttctgaaaatgtcggcgtacagcctcattctgtgggcgataaacaaggtgcagacttccctttGTGTCACCGGTAAAAGGGacatacagtgagtgctggatggagctgTGAGTGACTATAACTCCGCCCTTTTGGTTTCATAGGTACCAtactaaaagtgtttggtggaaactgggTTATAGATAGGCTACACCAAAAGGTGCCCCATGCCTCACCATGAGACGCATAGGGGTGTGACAAAGcctcagtatttgacaacctgagAACGAGAATGGATTGGTAAGATGATGCTCTGATGTGTAAGAATATGATTTTGTGCAAAAGTGCTTTTCCATTTTAAAACTGTATTAATTACATCAAGCCTGCCATCTACACCATCTGACACTTTTGGATGTTTGCTAGTCTGCTTgagttaattaattaataatatgaGAATATAATTCAACAACATTTTGATGAATTtcagttttaagttcatttgttttctgtctagTTAAGAATGTATACAGCTTTCTTACTGTAAGTTAAATAATGTTACATctgttgcttgtttttcttgtagGTTATGTTTGAACTTTCAAAAATGATCTTCTAAACTGCTGCTCCATCAATGCACACATCTATAAAGAACACTGGGAGCTGCAACTGAAGAATGCTGCACTATACAAAGGTATTTTGTCAGTGATATGTGACAGTATTTTCAGGAAGAAACTGAAATCATGAAGCGGACATTTGAATGTCTTACTGTTCATGTTGCACAGTATAAACATTTCAACTACtcaatgatattttttttttgttactgtttctTTACTGTTTTGCTGAAATCATCATTGAAAACAAAGT
This Epinephelus lanceolatus isolate andai-2023 chromosome 15, ASM4190304v1, whole genome shotgun sequence DNA region includes the following protein-coding sequences:
- the rmnd1 gene encoding required for meiotic nuclear division protein 1 homolog encodes the protein MLLRTLWSRLGAQRPVQRKPVCICASTCLSQSVQPHKYESKPRTQSNWCTPWIYSRTCSLNSLHQQRMHRRHVLPASGGFKSHSSTLLADPAMLTTCGSGQKRFYSPDLVKSVLNPSLKPAAIIGKRVPKGPRTKQPSRANQPSQKEDKDMMQCIAYATADQYHLPTLCHDLISKGFSEIDLPRDAANVLVISTDMAAKPDDDALMFFFREGSVIFWNVEEKTMKRALRILEHHEIQPYEVALVHWENEEINYTVGEGNTKLERGNFILCDNMDPQEAVLEKFAFSNALCLSVKLAIWEVSLDNFVESIQTIPETLKSGRRVKLSSAEVMKKIGELFTLRHCINLRSDLLMTPDFYWDRENLEKLYDKTCQFLSINRRVNVVNEKLEHCTQLTDLMRSHLSEKHSLRLEWMIVILITIEVMFELSKMIF
- the ccdc170 gene encoding coiled-coil domain-containing protein 170, producing MEVMENSDEVDQSNERERLKMRIAVLEESVKSCEVECKASRETVLRLVAELDRERKKAVSSAAALDSLKEELDGLVVGRRSIDLERGTLMERLEASKRVIEAARRESICLEKQVEELERKLQSSQGETQAAEEKLQTFLKKAAGLLQGKSQSVILPTEKDVLHNLDNLCNKSWSEMESRLCHVSEELSEQTELQHGALQRAQLAEQQVQDLRERLQGLETELLTADVHRDGLRQSKQQYEEFLEQLSESMKVDSIAVDLGFDMRCKLIMSRAQQLVKQETAALVESKSLTYSLQRKFKSQKDQLESKGLHIQLLRKKVSELEEEKRSRSALAVERDDAHLEARRLQKKLERLQGELRAARLSNTELKAQLSHTNELKLKVMEQSQTMQEQEKKLNKLAEGKTKVEKKLNTVSSDLQSQEKKTREDQQQLNTLRQSLAQLSDRERELVDFRMVVSQMLGLDATAPALSNYDIIKLLETILHSHHHHHHLHHHVNMPWHCPTHQRSHLPQIQDLRDSSSFDLSTSRSAAPLHEA